Proteins from one Gasterosteus aculeatus chromosome 11, fGasAcu3.hap1.1, whole genome shotgun sequence genomic window:
- the LOC120827802 gene encoding CCN family member 1 has translation MGILILLAVFQLATFGLVTAGCPVVCECPAGPASCPPGVSSVLDGCGCCKVCAAQLNQDCHEGRPCDHHRGLECNYGNDVGHTHGICRAKAEGRSCEYNGRIHQNGENFNAGCKHQCTCIDGAVGCVPLCPSHVPLASPSCPAPHLVKVPGQCCLTIDCYRGATAVTPVHRRPQPPAYLPYPFTPYRAFPFPKPYPKHYGKLYPYKPKREKDVLGNELVEAGRKRDKPRGNKHLAVWRKVGDQCVVQTTSWSQCSRSCGMGVSSRVTNDNARCKLIKETRLCNVRPCSSMSIPVKKGRKCSRTHKAPEPHRLSYAGCRSTRLYRPNYCGVCRDGRCCSPRRTRTAGVAFACPDGERFSRSVMFIQSCKCSDECNHLNEAAMPPQQWLYGDTHKFID, from the exons ATGGGGATACTGATATTGCTCGCCGTCTTTCAACTGGCGACGTTCGGCTTG GTGACTGCCGGCTGCCCGGTGGTGTGCGAGTGTCCTGCAGGGCCTGCATCCTGCCCCCCGGGGGTCAGCTCGGTACTGGacggctgcggctgctgcaaGGTGTGCGCCGCTCAGCTCAACCAGGATTGTCACGAGGGACGGCCCTGCGACCACCACCGAGGCCTGGAGTGCAACTACGGCAACGACGTGGGCCACACCCATGGCATCTGCAGGG CAAAGGCGGAGGGCCGCTCGTGCGAATACAACGGGCGGATTCATCAAAACGGCGAGAATTTCAACGCCGGCTGCAAGCACCAGTGCACCTGCATCGATGGAGCGGTGGGCTGCGTGCCGCTCTGCCCCAGCCACGTGCCCCTGGCGTCGCCCTCCTGTCCCGCGCCACATCTAGTCAAGGTGCCGGGGCAGTGCTGCCTCACGATCGACTGCTACAGGGGCGCCACCGCCGTGACCCCGGTGCACCGCCGGCCCCAGCCACCGGCCTACCTGCCTTACCCCTTCACTCCCTACCGGGCCTTCCCCTTCCCCAAGCCGTACCCCAAACACTACGGGAAGCTGTACCCCTACAAACCCAAAAGGGAGAAGGACGTCCTGGGCAACGAGCTGGTGGAGGCTGGCCGCAAGCGGGACAAGCCGCGCGGAAACAAGCACCTGGCGG TCTGGAGAAAGGTGGGAGATCAGTGCGTGGTTCAGACTACTTCCTGGTCCCAGTGTTCTCGGAGCTGTGGGATGGGCGTGTCCTCTCGTGTAACCAATGACAACGCCCGTTGTAAGCTGATCAAAGAGACGCGTCTGTGCAACGTTCGGCCCTGCAGCTCCATGTCCATCCCCGTCAAG AAAGGACGGAAGTGCTCCCGCACCCACAAGGCCCCCGAACCTCACCGCCTGTCCTACGCAGGTTGCAGGAGCACCCGCCTCTACAGGCCCAACTACTGTGGCGTGTGCAGGGACGGCCGCTGCTGCTCGCCGCGGCGCACGCGCACCGCCGGCGTGGCCTTCGCCTGCCCCGACGGCGAGCGCTTCAGCCGGTCGGTGATGTTCATCCAGTCCTGCAAGTGCAGCGACGAGTGCAACCACCTCAACGAGGCCGCCATGCCCCCTCAGCAGTGGCTCTACGGAGACACGCACAAGTTCATCGACTAG
- the LOC120827801 gene encoding ATP-dependent RNA helicase DDX39A: MAENDVDNELLDYEEDEEPQGAPESAAPAGKKEVKGSYVSIHSSGFRDFLLKPELLRAIIDCGFEHPSEVQHECIPQAILGMDILCQAKSGMGKTAVFVLATLQQIEPVDGQVSVLVMCHTRELAFQISKEYERFSKYMSSVKAAVFFGGMAIKKDEDVLKKNCPHIVVGTPGRMLALIRNKTLSLKNVKHFVLDECDKMLEQLDMRRDVQDIFKITPHEKQVMMFSATLSKEIRPVCRKFMQDPMEVFVDDETKLTLHGLQQYYCKLKDSEKNRKLFDLLDVLEFNQVVIFVKSVQRCVALAQLLVEQNFPAIAIHRGMAQEERLSRYQQFKDFQRRILVATNLFGRGMDIERVNIVFNYDMPEDSDTYLHRVARAGRFGTKGLAITFVSDETDAKTLNDVQDRFEVNVAELPDEIDISSYIEQSR; encoded by the exons ATGGCAGAGAATGATGTTGATAACGAGCTGCTCGACtatgaagaggatgaggagccCCAAGGAGCCCCGGAGAGTGCAGCACCCGCAGGCAAGAAGGAGGTGAAGGGCTCCTACGTCTCCATCCACAGCTCTGGCTTCAGAGACTTTCTGCTCAAGCCAGAGCTGCTCCGCGCCATCATCGACTGTGGTTTTGAGCATCCGTCTGAAG TCCAGCATGAATGCATCCCTCAAGCTATTCTGGGCATGGACATCCTGTGCCAGGCCAAGTCTGGTATGGGCAAGACTGCCGTGTTTGTGCTGGCGACACTGCAGCAGATCGAACCTGTCGATGGACAG GTGTCTGTATTAGTCATGTGCCACACACGAGAGCTGGCCTTCCAGATCAGTAAGGAGTACGAGCGTTTCTCCAAGTACATGTCCTCGGTCAAGGCGGCCGTGTTCTTCGGCGGCATGGCCATCAAGAAGGACGAGGACGTCCTGAAGAAGAATTGCCCTCACATCGTGGTTGGAACCCCGGGCCGCATGCTCGCTCTCATCCGCAACAAGACCCTCTCCCTGAAGAACGTCAAGCACTTTGTCCTGGATGAGTGTGATAAAATGCTGGAGCAGCTAG ACATGAGGCGTGATGTACAGGACATCTTTAAGATCACACCACACGAGAAGCAGGTCATGATGTTCAGTGCCACTCTGAGCAAGGAGATACGACCAGTCTGCCGCAAATTCATGCAGGAT CCCATGGAGGTATTTGTGGACGACGAGACCAAACTGACACTCCACGGcctgcaacaatactactgcaAGCTGAAGGACAGCGAGAAGAACCGCAAGCTCTTTGACCTGCTCGACGTGTTGGAGTTCAACCAG GTGGTGATCTTTGTCAAGTCAGTCCAGCGCTGCGTTGCTCTGGCCCAGCTTCTGGTGGAACAGAATTTCCCTGCCATCGCCATCCACAGGGGAATGGCCCAGGAGGAGAG GCTGTCTCGCTATCAGCAGTTCAAGGACTTCCAAAGGCGGATCCTGGTGGCCACCAACCTCTTCGGTCGAGGGATGGACATCGAGCGGGTCAACATTGTCTTCAACTACGACATGCCGGAAGATTCTGACACCTATTTGCACAGG GTTGCCCGTGCCGGTAGGTTTGGCACAAAGGGGTTGGCTATAACCTTTGTGTCGGACGAGACCGACGCCAAGACTCTGAACGACGTGCAGGACCGCTTCGAGGTCAACGTGGCCGAGCTGCCGGACGAGATCGACATCTCCTCTTACA TCGAGCAGTCCAGATGA
- the LOC120828325 gene encoding volume-regulated anion channel subunit LRRC8D: MFSLSELAPLNQHQGRCKLLKPWWEVFMDYLVVLMLMVSVLACTEQLSRDRVVCIPMDPVTSANTSNHGPSTSGPALTPSSKPPTHVPRNVSPKLPPVGRGRRTHLAHQQYVYISQVCYHEALPLCSRFFPYMAMLQSLVLVASGSFWLHFPHTSARIEHFLAILAKCCESPWTSQALSHAARQDSIQEKEVVEEERRAPQPPLSSASSSHPVTLARRTSRDSGTDSPLLERSGGASFGCPPSPCPSTLSCNSALSSTSTSRGSKLPFPPSSHVMDDSPRQVMSLDKSDGEQARALFERVRKFRSHSESSDVIYKVYLAQTVLKLLMVTLILSYSIPLLSSLSFTHTCHPEETALVGYDTFQCIHVLSSLLRKLLMAYLSLLGLYAMLNFYTLSWILHSSLRQYSFHSLKELCSLRDVPDLRKDLAFLLHMLDQYDPLLAQRLSVFLSPVSESRLLGESLERRWGEEKLRAMTRVDAEGFSRLQLVALPRLPPALFTLSQLQVLQLELIADARFTEQVSKMTSLRELHLYHCTAAVDPGALRVLQEHLEVLHLTFTQASEIPNWVLSLRSLHQLHLSGRLSSDGGLGRGWALGSLRQLRHLRVLVIRGMLQRIPGELCEVAGSLARLEIYNEGARLLVLTGLKRMVGLTELLLQDCRLERLPSALLALANLRTLDLQHNNLRTLEELLSLAHLRRLSCLRLAYNRILALPASVGVLRGLELLDLSNNQLHSLPPALFTLRGLRRLLVAGNLLEELPAEVKALQLLTELDLSGNRLDSLPPQLFSSCLELHILNVARNSLSSLPRGISALSRLSKLDLRSNSLEALPAELGCCTGLHRGGLLVEDWLFLSLPTQVRDLLSRSCAPCGAPSEGHSRPDSDSFPYFCPTQWSFSSALESQI, from the exons ATGTTTTCCCTTTCCGAGCTGGCGCCTCTGAACCAGCATCAGGGTCGGTGTAAGCTGTTGAAGCCCTGGTGGGAGGTCTTCATGGACTACCTGGTGGTCCTGATGCTGATGGTGTCCGTGCTGGCTTGTACAGAGCAGCTGTCCAGGGATCGAGTGGTGTGCATTCCCATGGATCCAGTCACTAGTGCGAACACCAGCAATCACGGCCCTTCCACCAGTGGACCAGCATTGACTCCATCTTCAAAGCCCCCGACTCATGTTCCACGCAACGTCAGCCCAAAACTCCCCCCTGTAGGCCGGGGTAGACGCACACATCTGGCCCACCAGCAGTATGTCTACATTAGCCAG GTGTGCTACCATGAGGCTTTGCCTCTGTGCTCCCGCTTCTTCCCGTACATGGCCATGCTGCAGTCTCTGGTGCTGGTGGCCAGCGGCTCCTTCTGGCTCCACTTCCCCCACACCTCTGCCCGCATAGAGCACTTCCTGGCCATATTGGCAAAGTGCTGCGAATCACCGTGGACATCTCAGGCCCTGTCTCATGCTGCCCGGCAGGATAGCATCCAAGagaaggaggtggtggaggaggagagacgggcgCCACAGCCTCCTCTCTCTTCAGCTTCATCTTCACACCCGGTGACCCTCGCGAGACGAACGAGCAGAGACTCGGGCACCGACAGCCCGCTTTTGGAGAGGTCAGGCGGTGCGTCCTTTGgctgccctccctccccgtgCCCCTCCACGCTCTCCTGTAACTCCGCCTTGTCGTCCACGTCCACGTCCCGTGGGTCCAAGttgccctttcctccctccagcCATGTCATGGATGACAGTCCCAGGCAGGTCATGAGTTTAGACAAAAGTGACGGGGAACAGGCCAGGGCGCTGTTCGAGAGGGTGAGGAAATTCCGGTCACACAGCGAAAGCTCGGATGTCATCTATAAG GTCTACCTCGCTCAGACAGTATTGAAATTGCTGATGGTGACGCTGATCTTGAGTTACAGCATCCCTCTTCTCAGCTCCCTCTCCTTCACCCACACCTGTCACCCTGAGGAGACAGCCTTGGTGGGCTACGATACCTTCCAGTGTATCCAtgtgctctcctccctcctacgCAAGCTGCTCATGGCATACCTGTCCCTACTGGGGCTGTACGCCATGCTCAACTTTTACACCCTCAGCTGGATTTTACACAG CTCTCTGCGCCAGTATTCCTTCCACTCCCTGAAGGAGTTGTGCTCTCTGAGAGATGTTCCTGATCTGAGAAAAGACCTGGCTTTTCTTTTACACATGTTGGACCAGTATGATCCTTTGCTGGCCCAGCGGCTGTCCGTCTTTTTGTCCCCTGTCAGTGAGAGCAGGCTGCTGGGAGAAAGCCTGGAGAGGCGATggggggaggagaagctgcGCGCCATGACGAGGGTGGACGCAGAGGGCTTCTCCAGACTGCAGCTGGTGGCCCTACCTCGCCTCCCTCCGGCCCTCTTCACCCTCAGCCAGCTTCAGGTTCTCCAGCTGGAGCTCATCGCAGATGCCAGGTTCACTGAGCAAGTGTCAAAGATGACCTCGCTAAG GGAGCTCCACCTCTATCACTGCACAGCAGCGGTGGATCCCGGTGCACTCAGAGTCCTCCAGGAACATCTGGAGGTTCTCCACCTCACCTTTACTCAGGCATCAGAGATCCCCAACTGGGTGCTCTCCCTCCGCAGCCTGCACCAGCTGCACCTCTCCGGCCGCCTAAGTAGTGACGGTGGGTTGGGCCGCGGCTGGGCGTTGGGCAGCCTCCGCCAACTGCGTCACCTCCGTGTGCTGGTGATCCGAGGCATGCTTCAGCGGATCCCAGGGGAGCTGTGCGAAGTGGCCGGCAGTTTGGCGAGGCTGGAGATCTACAACGAGGGCGCCAGGCTGCTCGTGCTGACAGGCCTGAAGCGCATGGTCGGCCtgactgagctgctgctgcaggactgCCGGCTGGAGCGTTTGCCCTCGGCCCTGCTGGCTCTCGCCAACCTGCGGACGCTCGACCTGCAGCACAACAACTTGCGCACTCTGGAGGAACTGCTTAGCCTGGCTCATCTGCGCCGTCTTTCTTGCCTTAGGCTCGCCTACAACCGGATTCTGGCGCTGCCAGCTAGCGTTGGTGTGCTGCGAGGCCTGGAGCTCCTGGATCTATCCAACAACCAGCTTCACAGCCTCCCCCCAGCGCTCTTTACCCTCCGGGGCCTTCGCAGGCTCCTGGTGGCTGGTAACCTTCTGGAAGAGCTCCCCGCAGAGGTAAAGGCACTACAGCTGCTCACAGAGCTGGACCTCAGTGGGAACCGGCTCGACAGCCTCCCCCCGCAGCTTTTCAGCAGCTGTTTGGAGCTGCACATCCTTAATGTGGCTCGCAACTCTCTCAGCTCACTACCCAGGGGGATCTCAGCTTTAAGTCGGTTGTCCAAGTTGGACTTGCGCAGTAACAGTCTGGAGGCACTGCCTGCTGAATTGGGCTGCTGCACAGGGCTGCACAGAGGTGGTCTTCTCGTGGAGGACTGGCTGTTCCTTTCTTTGCCTACACAGGTCAGGGACTTGCTGAGCCGTTCTTGCGCCCCCTGTGGTGCTCCCTCAGAAGGTCATTCTCGCCCAGATTCAGATAGTTTCCCATACTTCTGTCCGACACAGTGGAGTTTCTCTTCTGCTCTGGAATCACAGATATAA